In the Brachyhypopomus gauderio isolate BG-103 unplaced genomic scaffold, BGAUD_0.2 sc305, whole genome shotgun sequence genome, one interval contains:
- the nus1 gene encoding dehydrodolichyl diphosphate synthase complex subunit nus1, giving the protein MALVYECVWRVLHALLQLQRAVVAWLRGRVGRWHGRLWRRAAAALLVPLALGLPNQKRTGKRVGRRWGTDGRAPDKLPVHVGLLVVEDGQQLSDVATLVVWCMAVGVSYVSVYDHEGVFRRNNAKLMEEIVKQQLELLGSENCRSSLELINHSSEQQDPVLSCQTVVKVLSPDDGKQSIVRAAQNLCRAVEQKERTSTDISVPLLDSLLRESKDVPDPDLVMKFGPVESTLGFLPWHIRLSEFVSMPSHKDVSYEDFLGALRSYAACEQRLGK; this is encoded by the exons ATGGCGTTAGTGTACGAGTGCGTATGGCGGGTTTTACACGCCCTGCTGCAGCTCCAGCGAGCGGTAGTGGCCTGGCTGCGAGGCCGCGTCGGGAGGTGGCACGGCCGGCTGTGGAGGCGCGCCGCGGCCGCCCTGCTGGTTCCGCTGGCGCTGGGCCTCCCGAACCAGAAGAGGACGGGCAAACGCGTCGGTCGCCGCTGGGGGACGGACGGGAGGGCGCCGGACAAGCTGCCCGTCCACGTTGGCCTGCTGGTGGTGGAGGACGGACAGCAGCTGAGCGACGTGGCCACCCTGGTGGTGTGGTGCATGGCGGTGGGGGTGTCGTATGTCAGCGTGTACGACCATGAGG GGGTCTTCAGGAGGAACAACGCCAAGCTGATGGAGGAGATAGTGAAGCAGCAGTTGGAGCTCCTGGGCTCGGAGAACTGCAGGTCCTCCCTGGAGCTGATCAACCACAGCTCAGAGCAGCAGGATCCAG tgttgtCCTGCCAGACGGTGGTGAAGGTGTTGTCTCCAGACGACGGGAAGCAGAGCATCGTGCGGGCGGCCCAGAATCTGTGCAGGGCTGTGGAGCAGAAGGAGAGGACGTCCACAGACATCAGCGTCCCTCTGCTGGACTCCCTACTGCGGG AATCGAAGGACGTGCCCGACCCGGACCTGGTGATGAAGTTCGGCCCTGTGGAGAGCACGCTGGGCTTCCTGCCCTGGCACATCAGACTCAGCGAGTTTGT CTCGATGCCTTCCCACAAAGACGTCTCGTACGAGGACTTCCTCGGTGCCCTGAGGAGCTACGCAGCCTGTGAGCAGCGGCTGGGCAAGTGA
- the LOC143504595 gene encoding nephrocan-like has product MMWVLYIFFFMLVCTLNFLSCHACPEKCVCERVASVQCFRVQTIPTGIPKDVRKLNLGYNHIKEIKGRDLSGLSGLEEVILLSCRVEQLEANVFRAQRALKTLDLQKNRLRHVPRGLPPSLENLHMGHNRIHTLQDSALQVLKRLRTLNLQNNLISTLRSSVLSGLVKLEALYLEGNKITTVQGLLRLPALNWLNIANNKVPSLPSAFFSSLQLLKTLDLSSNLLTRVPRDLPQSLIHLNMARNQIRTLKSRDMAQLRNLNTLSICDNRLVSVDGGLRLPNLTALELAGNQLQVLPSRLSAKLENLDCGQNHIQEVTYQQLSGMRQLRHLFLENNTIQHFETNALRNCLHLTNLALEQNLLPTIPNGLPETLVRLDLKGNRISSIQEHELKSLKRLQVLNLRNNRLSTLPTMNLLPNLQTLYLDGNPWNCSCELLMVKKALLARDIDISSEFCPEPVYTSVDVWQAYVMAQEKCEEQTEESLPVSQTEQADNEEYYDDDF; this is encoded by the exons ATGATGTGGGTGCTCtacattttctttttcatgctggTCTGTACTTTAAACTTTTTAAGCTGCCATGCATGTCcagagaaatgtgtgtgtgaacgagtGGCATCGGTGCAGTGTTTTAGGGTGCAGACTATACCTACAGGCATCCCAAAAGATGTGAGGAAACTCAACTTAGGATACAACCACATTAAGGAGATAAAG GGTAGGGATTTATCTGGTTTGTCAGGCCTTGAGGAAGTGATTCTGTTGTCATGCAGAGTTGAGCAGCTTGAAGCCAATGTATTCAGGGCACAGAGAGCTTTAAAGACCCTGGACCTCCAGAAGAACCGGTTACGTCATGTCCCCCGTGGCCTGCCTCCTAGCCTGGAGAACTTGCACATGGGCCACAACAGGATCCACACTTTGCAGGACTCTGCCCTGCAGGTCCTGAAGAGGCTTCGTACACTGAACCTCCAGAATAACCTTATCAGCACTCTGCGGTCCAGCGTCCTCTCTGGCCTCGTGAAGCTGGAGGCACTTTATCTGGAAGGTAATAAAATTACGACGGTACAGGGTCTCCTCAGGCTGCCGGCGCTAAATTGGCTTAACATAGCAAATAATAAGGTCCCATCACTGCCATCAGCTTTCTTCTCATCACTGCAGCTTCTTAAAACGCTGGACTTGTCCTCAAACCTCCTGACACGGGTTCCTCGTGATCTTCCACAGTCCCTAATTCATCTGAACATGGCCAGGAACCAGATTAGGACACTGAAGAGTCGTGATATGGcccaactgcgtaatctcaacacTTTGTCAATCTGCGACAACCGACTGGTATCTGTGGATGGTGGTCTTCGTCTGCCCAACTTGACTGCATTGGAGTTGGCAGGTAACCAACTGCAGGTTCTACCCAGTAGGCTCTCAGCTAAACTAGAGAACCTGGACTGTGGGCAGAATCATATACAGGAAGTGACCTATCAACAGCTCTCAGGAATGAGACAACTCAGGCATCTCTTTCTggagaacaacaccatccagcaCTTTGAAACCAACGCTCTGAGAAACTGTCTTCATCTAACCAACCTGGCTCTAGAGCAGAATCTTCTCCCTACCATTCCAAATGG GCTCCCTGAAACGCTGGTTCGCTTGGATTTGAAAGGGAACCGCATCTCCTCAATTCAGGAGCACGAACTGAAGTCTCTTAAGAGGCTCCAAGTTCTGAATCTACGTAACAACAGACTCTCCACACTGCCCACCATGAATCTACTTCCAAATCTCCAGACACTGTACCTGGATGGAAACCCATGGAACTGCAGCTGTGAACTACTCATGGTCAAGAAGGCCTTGTTAGCTAGAGATATAGATATTAGCTCAGAGTTCTGCCCTGAGCCTGTCTATACATCAGTGGACGTTTGGCAAGCATATGTAATGGCACAGGAAAAGTGTGAGGAGCAGACTGAGGAGTCATTACCGGTGAGCCAGACTGAACAAGCAGACAATGAGGAATACTATGATGATGATTTCTAA